From Streptomyces cyaneogriseus subsp. noncyanogenus, the proteins below share one genomic window:
- a CDS encoding sigma-70 family RNA polymerase sigma factor — MSGTQTSAERFETHRRHLQAVAYRMLGSLAEAEDAVQEAWLRLSRTDAAGEADGIANLGGWLTTVTGRICLDMLRARAARREEPMDDRPAAFVPDPLLRSLPHDDPEQEALHADAVGLALLVVLETLEPAERLAFVLHDMFAVPFDDIARVVERSPAATRQLASRARRRVRAATPAADPDLGRQKKVLDAFLAASREGDFDALLALLHPEVVLRADAGAVVRGAAATKLVHGARAVAEQAAMFSPFAHAARTALVNGAIGAVTVIEGRPLAVMGVTVADGRITGMYILADPQRLARLDLPA; from the coding sequence ATGAGCGGTACGCAGACGTCGGCGGAACGGTTCGAGACCCACCGCAGGCACCTTCAGGCGGTGGCCTACCGGATGCTCGGCTCACTGGCCGAGGCCGAGGACGCCGTCCAGGAAGCCTGGCTGCGGCTGAGCCGCACCGACGCGGCCGGCGAGGCGGACGGCATCGCCAACCTCGGCGGCTGGCTGACCACCGTCACCGGCCGCATCTGCCTCGACATGCTCCGCGCCCGCGCCGCCCGCCGGGAGGAGCCGATGGACGACCGCCCCGCCGCCTTCGTCCCGGACCCGCTGCTCCGGTCCCTCCCGCACGACGACCCCGAGCAGGAGGCGCTGCACGCCGACGCGGTGGGCCTGGCCCTCCTGGTGGTCCTCGAAACCCTCGAACCGGCCGAGCGGCTGGCGTTCGTACTGCACGACATGTTCGCCGTGCCGTTCGACGACATCGCCCGGGTGGTGGAACGCAGCCCGGCCGCCACCCGCCAGCTCGCCAGCCGCGCCCGGCGCCGGGTGCGCGCCGCCACCCCGGCCGCCGACCCCGACCTCGGCCGGCAGAAGAAGGTGCTCGACGCCTTCCTGGCGGCCTCGCGGGAGGGCGACTTCGACGCGCTGCTCGCCCTGCTCCACCCGGAGGTCGTCCTGCGCGCCGACGCGGGGGCCGTCGTACGGGGTGCCGCCGCGACCAAGCTGGTCCACGGCGCCCGGGCGGTGGCCGAACAGGCGGCCATGTTCTCCCCGTTCGCCCATGCCGCGCGGACGGCACTGGTCAACGGCGCGATCGGCGCGGTCACCGTCATCGAGGGGCGCCCGCTGGCGGTCATGGGTGTCACCGTCGCCGACGGCCGGATCACCGGCATGTACATCCTGGCCGATCCGCAGCGGCTCGCCCGCCTGGACCTGCCGGCCTGA
- a CDS encoding pentapeptide repeat-containing protein → MSEHMADRAALRGDCARCFGLCCVALPFAASADFAKDKKAGTPCPNLQGDHRCGIHARLRQQGYTGCAVYDCFGAGQRVSQVTFGGRDWRSGPPEHARRMFDLFPVVRQLHELLWYLTEALTLPAARPVHADLRRARLRTERLADGTPEELAALDVAAHRQEVNVLLLRTSELVRAGTRGRKKNRRGADLMGARLKGADLRGADLRGALLIAADLTGADLRGADLIGADLRDTDLTDADLTGAFFLTQPQLNAARGSAGTRLPESVARPAHWTAGR, encoded by the coding sequence ATGTCGGAACATATGGCGGACCGAGCGGCGCTGCGCGGCGACTGCGCGCGGTGCTTCGGACTGTGCTGCGTCGCCCTGCCGTTCGCCGCCTCCGCGGACTTCGCGAAGGACAAGAAGGCGGGCACCCCGTGCCCCAACCTCCAAGGCGACCACCGCTGCGGCATCCACGCGCGGCTGCGGCAGCAGGGCTACACCGGCTGCGCGGTCTACGACTGCTTCGGCGCCGGGCAGCGGGTCTCGCAGGTCACCTTCGGCGGGCGGGACTGGCGGTCCGGCCCGCCCGAGCACGCCCGCCGCATGTTCGACCTGTTCCCGGTCGTGCGCCAGTTGCACGAACTGCTGTGGTATTTGACCGAGGCGCTCACCCTGCCGGCCGCCCGCCCGGTCCACGCCGACCTGCGCCGCGCCCGGCTGCGCACCGAGCGGCTCGCCGACGGCACTCCTGAGGAACTGGCCGCGCTGGACGTGGCCGCGCACCGGCAGGAGGTGAACGTCCTCCTGCTGCGCACCAGCGAACTCGTCCGCGCCGGCACCCGGGGCCGGAAGAAGAACCGCCGTGGCGCGGACCTGATGGGCGCCCGCCTCAAGGGCGCCGACCTGCGCGGTGCGGACCTGCGCGGGGCCTTGCTCATCGCGGCCGACCTGACCGGTGCGGACCTGCGGGGCGCGGACCTGATCGGCGCGGACCTGCGCGACACCGATCTGACGGACGCCGACCTGACCGGCGCGTTCTTCCTGACGCAGCCGCAGCTCAACGCCGCCCGGGGCAGTGCCGGAACCCGGCTGCCGGAGTCAGTCGCCCGCCCCGCGCACTGGACAGCGGGGCGCTGA
- a CDS encoding cytochrome P450 — MAGTTKGPAGDGPRRGFRSAELGWPELHRIPRPPHRLPLLGDVLGAHGSTPVQDTLRYARQLGPIFRRRAFGKEFVFVWGAGLVAELADEARFAKHVGLGVANLRPVAGDGLFTAYNHEPNWQLAHDVLAPGFSREAMAGYHRTMLDVAQRLTARWDRAQADGRAVDVPGDMTRLTLETIARTGFGHDFGSFERSRPHPFVTAMVGTLSHAQRLNTVPAPLAPWLLRRASRRNAADIACLNRTVDDLIRARRTAPGQGDLLDRMLETAHPVTGERLSPENVRRQVITFLVAGHETTSGALSFALHHLSRQPEVAARARAEVDRVWGDTAEPAYEQVARLRYVRRVLDETLRLWPTAPAFAREAREDTVLAGAHPMRRGAWALVLTPMLHRDPEVWGPDAERFDPGRFDAAAVRSRPPHTFKPFGTGARACIGRQFALHEATLVLGLLLRRYELRPDPGYRLRVTERLTLMPEGLRLHLDRRTAGATPPPLEPAARDGGSAPRCPVRGAGD; from the coding sequence ATGGCGGGGACGACGAAAGGGCCGGCCGGGGACGGACCGCGCAGGGGATTTCGCAGCGCCGAGCTGGGCTGGCCCGAGCTGCACCGCATCCCGCGTCCCCCGCACCGGCTCCCCCTGCTCGGCGACGTGCTCGGCGCGCACGGGAGCACTCCCGTGCAGGACACCCTGCGCTACGCCCGGCAGCTCGGGCCCATCTTCCGGCGTCGCGCGTTCGGCAAGGAGTTCGTGTTCGTGTGGGGCGCCGGGCTGGTGGCCGAGCTGGCGGACGAGGCGCGCTTCGCCAAACACGTCGGTCTCGGGGTGGCCAATCTGCGGCCGGTGGCCGGGGACGGGCTGTTCACCGCGTACAACCACGAACCGAACTGGCAGCTCGCCCACGATGTGCTGGCCCCGGGTTTCAGCCGCGAGGCCATGGCGGGGTACCACCGGACGATGCTGGACGTGGCGCAGCGGCTGACCGCTCGCTGGGACCGCGCCCAGGCGGACGGCCGGGCGGTGGACGTGCCGGGCGACATGACCCGGCTGACCCTGGAGACGATCGCCCGCACCGGGTTCGGCCACGACTTCGGCTCCTTCGAGCGCTCCCGCCCGCATCCCTTCGTCACCGCGATGGTGGGCACCCTCTCCCACGCCCAGCGGCTCAACACCGTGCCGGCGCCGCTCGCCCCCTGGCTGCTGCGCCGCGCGAGCCGCCGCAACGCGGCCGACATCGCCTGCCTCAACCGCACGGTCGACGACCTGATCCGCGCCCGCCGCACCGCGCCCGGCCAGGGGGACCTGCTCGACCGGATGCTGGAGACGGCCCACCCCGTCACCGGAGAGCGGCTGTCGCCCGAGAACGTCCGCCGCCAGGTCATCACCTTCCTGGTGGCGGGCCACGAGACGACCTCGGGCGCGCTCTCCTTCGCCCTGCACCACCTCTCCCGGCAGCCCGAGGTCGCGGCCCGCGCCCGCGCCGAGGTCGACCGGGTGTGGGGGGACACGGCGGAACCGGCCTACGAGCAGGTGGCCAGGCTGCGCTATGTGCGCCGGGTGCTGGACGAGACGCTGCGGCTGTGGCCGACCGCGCCGGCCTTCGCCCGGGAGGCGCGCGAGGACACGGTGCTGGCGGGTGCCCACCCGATGCGGCGCGGTGCCTGGGCGCTCGTCCTCACTCCGATGCTGCACCGCGATCCGGAGGTGTGGGGTCCGGACGCCGAGCGGTTCGATCCCGGCCGGTTCGACGCCGCGGCCGTACGGTCCCGTCCCCCGCACACGTTCAAGCCGTTCGGGACGGGTGCGCGGGCGTGCATCGGGCGGCAGTTCGCGCTGCACGAGGCGACCCTGGTCCTCGGGCTGCTGCTGCGCCGCTACGAGCTGCGGCCCGATCCCGGCTACCGGCTGCGGGTCACCGAGCGGCTGACGCTGATGCCCGAGGGACTGCGGCTGCACCTGGACCGGCGGACCGCCGGCGCCACGCCCCCGCCCCTGGAGCCGGCCGCCCGCGACGGCGGCTCAGCGCCCCGCTGTCCAGTGCGCGGGGCGGGCGACTGA
- a CDS encoding TetR/AcrR family transcriptional regulator, translating into MAANQGGRTRRRLSTEERREQLLAVGARLFSESPYDDVWIERVAEIAGVSRGLLYHYFPAKRDFFAAVVERESERMLRMTAAVPGVPVREQLAAGLDAYLEYVAAHADGYRAFHRADASGDEAVRRVYRRALAAQERQILTALAADPEFGPAFAERPGVRLAVRGWLAFTTAVCLEWLRGPGPTREQVRDLCARALLGALAR; encoded by the coding sequence ATGGCCGCGAACCAGGGCGGGCGCACGCGCCGCAGGCTCAGCACCGAGGAGCGCCGGGAGCAGCTCCTGGCGGTCGGGGCGCGGCTGTTCTCGGAGAGCCCGTACGACGACGTGTGGATCGAGCGGGTCGCCGAGATCGCCGGGGTCTCCCGGGGGTTGCTGTACCACTACTTCCCGGCCAAGCGTGACTTCTTCGCGGCCGTCGTGGAGCGCGAGAGCGAGCGCATGCTGCGGATGACGGCGGCCGTGCCGGGCGTCCCGGTGCGTGAGCAGCTCGCCGCCGGTCTCGACGCCTACCTGGAGTACGTCGCGGCGCACGCCGACGGCTACCGGGCCTTCCACCGTGCCGACGCGTCGGGCGACGAGGCGGTGCGGCGGGTCTACCGGCGGGCGCTGGCCGCGCAGGAACGGCAGATCCTCACCGCCTTGGCCGCCGATCCCGAGTTCGGCCCGGCCTTCGCGGAGCGGCCCGGGGTGCGGCTGGCGGTGCGCGGCTGGCTGGCCTTCACCACCGCGGTGTGCCTGGAGTGGCTGCGCGGCCCGGGCCCGACGCGGGAGCAGGTGCGCGATCTGTGTGCGCGCGCCCTGCTGGGTGCCCTCGCGCGCTGA
- a CDS encoding DUF2470 domain-containing protein: MSDNDTWTAEPATAQRARSVIAAAWSCAVTAEGGREELVGAHTMAEDGRLFLEVPEDSPLLGAALCAPRGEPSAVLEFADVAPVPVRSRIRARLWLAGYLAVADGRLAFQPTRVVLRRQSGAVVVGLEEFAAAAPDPLATAEARLLTHLADCHGDAVERLTRLVDAGSLHGAVRVRPLAVDRHGLTLRIERVRSHGDVRLPFHAPADTVAQLTERVHVLLTQATAAACPRALRQERTDAEN; encoded by the coding sequence ATGAGTGACAACGACACCTGGACGGCCGAGCCCGCCACGGCGCAACGGGCCCGCTCCGTGATCGCCGCCGCCTGGTCCTGCGCGGTGACCGCGGAGGGCGGCCGCGAGGAGCTGGTCGGGGCACACACCATGGCCGAGGACGGCCGGCTGTTCCTGGAGGTGCCCGAGGACAGCCCGCTGCTCGGGGCCGCCCTCTGCGCGCCCCGCGGGGAGCCGTCCGCGGTGCTGGAATTCGCCGACGTCGCGCCCGTCCCGGTCCGCAGCCGCATCCGCGCCCGGCTCTGGCTCGCCGGCTATCTGGCCGTCGCGGACGGCCGGCTCGCGTTCCAGCCGACGCGCGTGGTGCTGCGCCGGCAGTCCGGTGCCGTGGTCGTCGGCCTGGAGGAGTTCGCCGCCGCCGCACCCGACCCGCTGGCCACGGCCGAGGCCCGGCTGCTGACCCACCTCGCCGACTGCCACGGAGACGCGGTCGAGCGCCTCACCCGGCTCGTGGACGCGGGCAGCCTCCACGGCGCGGTCCGCGTGCGCCCCCTCGCCGTCGACCGTCACGGCCTGACGCTGCGCATCGAGCGCGTCCGCTCCCACGGTGACGTACGACTGCCCTTCCACGCGCCCGCCGACACCGTCGCCCAGCTCACCGAACGCGTGCACGTGCTGCTCACGCAGGCGACCGCGGCCGCCTGCCCGCGGGCCCTGCGGCAAGAGCGCACGGACGCCGAGAACTAG
- a CDS encoding IPT/TIG domain-containing protein gives MAFGVGLKRIGDTYVDELALIVYVPDKRPPTELPREVMIPPTWEGYATDVVESHPEPLALLNDTSFFQAPRGGASIGWEDPFQVHIGTLGCVAQRRGDGARRLLTANHVTPAPGLEMFQPHPGAPQSARVGTVELQGTDWDCAILEPDPGRGTPDCSVLDIGALPGSSTAPPGDHVWSAVRKRGRATGLTSGVVVAHMHPGQVGIEQLRVDTFPFGGLFLWHGDSGSVLVDANDEVIGLLVQGDEMKPSRTSTNPTAAVGLALPIAPVLDELSIEIGVDPPVLSGISPDTALGVLANGGKAMITGRGFDSATTVTFNGVGALSVIPASPHLLVVIPPVLGILGTVPVVVTNAFGEQSMPGPQAMFTY, from the coding sequence GTGGCGTTCGGCGTCGGTCTGAAGCGGATCGGCGACACCTACGTCGACGAGCTCGCGCTGATCGTCTACGTACCGGACAAGCGCCCGCCCACCGAGCTTCCTCGGGAAGTGATGATCCCACCGACCTGGGAGGGGTACGCGACCGATGTCGTCGAGAGCCACCCCGAGCCGCTCGCGCTCCTCAACGACACGTCCTTCTTCCAAGCGCCTCGCGGCGGTGCCTCCATCGGATGGGAGGACCCCTTCCAGGTGCATATCGGCACTCTGGGCTGTGTGGCACAGCGACGCGGCGACGGAGCAAGGCGACTGCTCACAGCGAACCACGTCACCCCCGCTCCCGGACTGGAGATGTTCCAGCCGCACCCGGGAGCTCCACAGTCCGCACGCGTGGGCACCGTCGAACTGCAAGGCACGGACTGGGACTGCGCCATCCTCGAACCGGATCCGGGCAGAGGGACTCCCGATTGCTCCGTGCTCGACATAGGGGCCCTCCCGGGCTCGTCCACGGCCCCACCCGGTGACCACGTCTGGAGTGCCGTCAGGAAGCGCGGTCGCGCGACGGGGCTGACCAGCGGCGTGGTCGTGGCCCATATGCACCCTGGGCAGGTCGGGATCGAGCAGCTCCGCGTGGACACCTTTCCCTTCGGAGGGCTGTTCCTGTGGCACGGTGATTCCGGCTCCGTCCTGGTCGACGCGAACGACGAAGTCATCGGGCTGCTCGTGCAGGGAGACGAGATGAAGCCCAGCCGCACCAGCACCAATCCGACCGCCGCCGTCGGGCTGGCGCTGCCGATCGCGCCGGTCCTCGACGAGCTCTCCATCGAGATCGGCGTGGACCCGCCCGTCCTCTCCGGCATCAGCCCGGACACCGCGCTGGGCGTCCTGGCGAACGGCGGCAAAGCCATGATCACGGGCCGCGGGTTCGACTCGGCGACCACCGTCACCTTCAACGGAGTCGGCGCTCTCAGCGTGATACCGGCCTCACCGCACCTGCTCGTGGTCATCCCGCCCGTCCTGGGGATCCTGGGCACCGTCCCGGTCGTCGTCACGAACGCGTTCGGCGAGCAGTCCATGCCGGGTCCCCAGGCGATGTTCACGTACTGA
- a CDS encoding sensor histidine kinase, translating into MTNTGGGGRGPRGAWRREAAITTTAFAICLLGGVMQVDDTLSAPPAAAYAIALVSCAVLPVRHRAPLAALTATTALGVLVPPLGLLLTPLIAAPAVITAYSYALAARTERRAAGAVLLTSAALAAAIPLFGDFSWRDGSRMGVVAVFPLLAGALGHSVRNRRAYLAAVEERARRAEESRDGEARRRVAEERVRIARELHDLVAHQITLANAQATVAAHFFDARPEQTRTSLRELVETTAQALDELRATVGLLRQSGDAATPAEPAPGLSRLPSLLESFRRAGLEVSVHQEGMARPLPPGVDITAYRIVQEALTNVTRHAGTGNARVRLAWGRDRVTLTVADDGPGSPTAPAAPPGPRASTVPDRPPGYGLIGMRERATAIGGHLSAGRRPQGGFLVSAQLPLPPAKDTTPGPDQATTPEGPMPDAVTGDERTGDGKGGDAP; encoded by the coding sequence ATGACGAACACGGGGGGCGGTGGCCGGGGGCCGCGCGGCGCGTGGCGGCGGGAAGCCGCGATCACCACGACGGCGTTCGCGATCTGTCTGCTCGGCGGGGTGATGCAGGTCGACGACACCCTGTCGGCGCCGCCTGCCGCCGCCTACGCCATCGCCTTGGTCTCCTGCGCCGTGTTACCCGTACGGCACCGTGCACCCCTGGCCGCCCTGACGGCCACGACCGCGCTCGGCGTGCTGGTGCCGCCCCTGGGCCTCCTGCTCACCCCGCTCATCGCGGCCCCCGCCGTGATCACGGCCTACTCCTACGCGCTGGCGGCGCGCACCGAACGGCGGGCGGCCGGCGCGGTGCTCCTCACTTCCGCGGCGCTGGCCGCCGCCATCCCCCTGTTCGGGGACTTCTCGTGGCGGGACGGCAGCAGAATGGGCGTGGTGGCGGTGTTCCCGCTGCTGGCCGGCGCACTCGGTCACTCGGTGCGCAACCGGCGGGCCTACCTTGCGGCCGTGGAGGAGCGGGCCCGGCGGGCCGAGGAGAGCCGGGACGGCGAAGCGCGCCGGAGAGTGGCCGAGGAACGGGTGCGCATCGCCCGGGAGCTGCACGATCTGGTGGCCCACCAGATCACCCTGGCCAACGCGCAGGCCACGGTCGCCGCCCACTTCTTCGACGCCCGCCCGGAGCAGACCCGCACGAGCCTTCGGGAGCTCGTCGAAACCACCGCCCAGGCGCTCGACGAACTGCGGGCCACGGTCGGTCTGCTGCGCCAGTCCGGGGACGCGGCCACGCCCGCCGAACCGGCGCCCGGGCTGTCCCGGCTCCCTTCGCTTCTCGAATCCTTCCGCCGCGCGGGTCTGGAGGTGTCGGTACACCAAGAGGGCATGGCGAGGCCACTGCCGCCGGGAGTGGACATCACCGCCTACCGCATCGTCCAGGAGGCCCTGACCAACGTGACCAGACACGCCGGCACCGGCAACGCTCGAGTCCGCCTCGCCTGGGGCCGCGATCGCGTGACCCTCACCGTCGCCGACGACGGGCCAGGCTCTCCTACGGCGCCGGCCGCGCCCCCGGGACCGAGAGCGTCCACCGTGCCGGACCGCCCACCCGGTTACGGCCTGATCGGGATGCGCGAACGCGCCACCGCGATCGGGGGACACCTCTCCGCGGGCAGGCGCCCGCAGGGCGGTTTCCTCGTCTCCGCCCAGCTTCCCCTCCCACCCGCCAAGGACACGACACCGGGGCCCGACCAAGCGACGACCCCCGAGGGGCCCATGCCGGACGCGGTGACAGGCGACGAACGAACGGGCGACGGAAAGGGCGGGGATGCGCCGTGA
- a CDS encoding response regulator transcription factor, with the protein MTLRVLLADDQALLRGAFRMLLDSADDITVVGEAADGREAVGLTRELRPDVVVMDIRMPEVDGLTATAEICADPALRATRILILTTYETDEYVARALRAGAGGFIGKGIGAEDLADAVRTIADGDTLLSPAATRSLVARFLATPEAVAPHHVQQLAALTPREREMVAAVATGLSNQEIAERMFLSPFTVRAHVQRAMTKLQARDRAQLVVIAYRTGLARVAPEGGADRLP; encoded by the coding sequence GTGACGCTCAGGGTGCTCCTCGCGGACGATCAGGCCCTGCTGCGCGGAGCCTTCCGCATGCTTCTCGACAGCGCCGACGACATCACGGTGGTCGGCGAGGCCGCCGATGGCAGGGAGGCGGTGGGACTCACCCGGGAGCTGCGCCCGGACGTGGTGGTCATGGACATCCGCATGCCCGAGGTGGACGGGCTCACCGCCACCGCGGAGATCTGCGCGGACCCGGCACTGCGGGCCACCCGCATCCTGATCCTCACCACCTACGAGACCGACGAGTACGTCGCGCGGGCGCTGCGCGCGGGGGCCGGCGGCTTCATCGGCAAAGGCATCGGAGCCGAGGACCTGGCGGACGCCGTGCGTACGATCGCCGACGGCGACACCCTTCTGTCTCCCGCAGCCACCCGCTCCCTGGTCGCCCGCTTCCTGGCCACACCGGAGGCGGTCGCGCCGCACCACGTCCAACAGCTCGCCGCGCTCACCCCGCGCGAGCGCGAGATGGTGGCCGCGGTCGCGACCGGCCTGTCCAACCAGGAGATCGCCGAGCGGATGTTCCTCAGCCCCTTCACCGTCCGCGCCCACGTACAGCGCGCCATGACCAAGCTTCAGGCCCGCGACCGGGCCCAACTCGTCGTCATCGCCTACCGGACGGGCCTGGCCCGCGTCGCCCCCGAAGGCGGCGCGGACCGCCTGCCGTAA
- a CDS encoding FAD-dependent monooxygenase has product MTPTGLSTGGSTTAKRTVLVSGAGISGLASAYWLHRPGCAVTVVEKAGAPRDGGYPIDVRGTATEVVRRMGILPHLRDAHIDSRRCTFLDADGREVASLSPRAVAGGVEGQDLEVRRGDLAAILYARVRDDVAFLFGDSVDTLDQSGQGVDVTFRSGRRRTFDLVVGADGTHSRTRESVFGPEEQFHRCLGYCFALFTMPNTPGLSREVMVWNAPGRAAALYAVGDKDELHALLAFHRPQPPVEVLRSPGAQRELVATVFAGAGWEVPGMVDAMGDADDLFFDTAGQIRMPRWSSGRVALVGDAAYAPSFLTGQGTSLALVGAYMLADALATHRDHTAAFAAYENGVRPFVALNQALVGDGAATLLPLTARALEQRDTRLRSLVTLPAATARPAHSALVLPDFTPVR; this is encoded by the coding sequence ATGACACCCACCGGTCTGTCGACGGGCGGGAGCACCACCGCGAAGCGCACGGTCCTGGTCTCCGGGGCCGGTATCTCCGGACTCGCGTCGGCGTACTGGCTGCACCGGCCCGGATGCGCGGTGACAGTGGTGGAGAAGGCAGGCGCACCGCGCGACGGTGGTTACCCGATCGATGTCCGCGGTACCGCGACGGAGGTGGTCCGGCGGATGGGGATACTGCCCCACCTGCGGGACGCACACATCGACTCGCGTCGCTGCACCTTCCTCGACGCCGATGGCCGTGAGGTCGCCTCGCTCTCCCCGCGCGCCGTCGCAGGCGGTGTCGAGGGACAGGACCTCGAGGTGCGTCGTGGGGACCTGGCCGCGATCCTCTACGCGAGGGTGCGCGACGACGTCGCGTTCCTGTTCGGCGACTCCGTCGACACCCTCGACCAGTCCGGGCAGGGGGTCGACGTCACGTTCCGCAGTGGCCGACGGCGCACGTTCGACCTGGTGGTCGGCGCCGACGGCACCCACTCACGGACCCGGGAGTCGGTGTTCGGCCCGGAAGAGCAGTTCCACCGCTGCCTCGGCTACTGCTTCGCCCTCTTCACCATGCCGAACACCCCGGGGCTCTCCCGCGAGGTCATGGTGTGGAACGCCCCGGGGAGAGCCGCGGCTCTCTACGCCGTCGGGGACAAGGACGAGCTGCACGCCTTGCTGGCCTTCCACCGGCCACAACCGCCGGTCGAAGTCCTCCGGAGCCCCGGTGCCCAGCGGGAGCTCGTCGCCACGGTCTTCGCAGGCGCGGGATGGGAGGTGCCCGGCATGGTCGACGCCATGGGCGACGCGGACGACCTGTTCTTCGACACGGCCGGTCAGATTCGCATGCCGCGCTGGTCCAGCGGCCGAGTCGCGCTCGTCGGCGACGCCGCGTACGCACCCTCGTTCCTCACCGGACAGGGCACGAGCCTCGCGCTCGTCGGCGCCTACATGCTCGCCGATGCCCTGGCCACCCACCGGGACCACACCGCGGCCTTCGCCGCATACGAAAACGGCGTCCGCCCGTTCGTGGCCCTGAACCAGGCGCTGGTCGGCGACGGCGCGGCCACGCTCCTCCCCCTCACAGCGCGGGCCCTGGAGCAACGCGACACCAGGCTGCGGAGCCTCGTCACCCTTCCCGCCGCGACAGCGCGACCGGCCCACTCGGCCCTGGTGTTGCCCGATTTCACCCCGGTGCGGTGA
- a CDS encoding MFS transporter, which produces MSRTSVSEAVPSAARVGWLSIGALGILALALGTLQSVVEPALPLLQRELGVSPAEGALIGNALLVTGAVITPVAGKLGDRYGGKRVLVRLMAVVSVGGLTAGLAPNLPVLLLGQVLQGVMVGALPLSFILVRKHLTAGESQAAIGVVVALFTGGSMVGTLCAGPIAEGLSWQWMFLLPTIAVIAAASAVARLMPHDAPIPSPHGIDWPGTALLSATLLALMLGLVTVTRDGGVPPLAVGAIAVVVAALTTGWVVVERRAASPMVDLRMLAKPAMWHACVLTFVITTSSGMVLFLLPQLFAVSADGYGFGAGTTDIGLFLLPGALAGAVSDAVGGIAARRFGPRAVVVVGTVVTAATMITLASLHTAAWQLVAAKVLTAFAAGVGTTALLAGSATAVETKDIGIATSLLVVTRVIGVALGAQVAGAILDAGAEPMTGQPAESAFVAGFAVAGLVAASSLLVVRITKIRTTEKGVPA; this is translated from the coding sequence ATGAGCAGGACGTCGGTGTCCGAAGCCGTGCCTTCCGCGGCCCGTGTCGGGTGGCTGTCGATCGGTGCACTCGGCATCCTGGCACTCGCCCTCGGCACCCTGCAGTCAGTGGTGGAGCCTGCGCTCCCGCTGCTCCAACGTGAGTTGGGGGTCAGTCCTGCCGAAGGGGCTCTGATCGGCAACGCCTTGCTCGTCACCGGGGCGGTCATCACCCCCGTCGCGGGCAAGCTCGGCGACCGCTACGGCGGAAAGCGGGTGCTGGTGCGGCTGATGGCCGTGGTCTCGGTCGGTGGTCTGACGGCCGGCCTGGCGCCGAACCTGCCGGTATTGCTGCTCGGTCAGGTCTTGCAGGGCGTCATGGTGGGGGCGCTGCCGCTGTCGTTCATCCTGGTGCGCAAACACCTCACGGCAGGGGAGTCACAGGCGGCGATCGGGGTGGTCGTCGCGTTGTTCACGGGCGGCAGCATGGTGGGGACGCTGTGTGCCGGGCCGATCGCGGAAGGACTGTCGTGGCAGTGGATGTTCCTGCTGCCGACGATCGCGGTCATCGCGGCGGCATCGGCCGTGGCCCGGCTGATGCCGCATGATGCGCCGATCCCCTCGCCGCACGGGATCGACTGGCCTGGCACGGCTCTGCTGAGTGCGACGTTGCTCGCGTTGATGCTCGGGCTCGTGACGGTGACGAGGGACGGCGGCGTGCCGCCACTCGCGGTCGGTGCCATCGCGGTGGTCGTGGCCGCCCTGACGACCGGGTGGGTCGTCGTCGAGCGCCGGGCTGCCTCGCCGATGGTCGACCTGCGGATGCTGGCGAAGCCCGCGATGTGGCACGCGTGTGTGCTCACCTTCGTCATCACCACCAGTTCCGGAATGGTGCTCTTTCTCCTCCCCCAGCTCTTCGCGGTATCGGCCGACGGGTACGGTTTCGGAGCCGGCACCACCGACATCGGGCTGTTTCTGCTGCCCGGCGCCCTCGCAGGGGCGGTCAGCGATGCGGTCGGCGGGATCGCGGCGCGGCGTTTCGGTCCCCGTGCCGTGGTCGTCGTGGGCACCGTCGTCACGGCGGCCACGATGATCACCCTGGCGTCGCTGCACACGGCGGCATGGCAGCTCGTCGCCGCGAAGGTGCTGACCGCGTTCGCGGCGGGCGTCGGTACGACGGCGCTGCTCGCCGGCAGCGCCACCGCCGTAGAGACCAAGGACATCGGCATCGCCACCAGCCTGCTCGTGGTCACTCGCGTGATCGGCGTCGCCCTGGGCGCCCAGGTCGCCGGCGCGATCCTCGACGCCGGGGCCGAGCCGATGACGGGTCAGCCGGCCGAATCCGCCTTCGTCGCCGGATTCGCCGTGGCCGGCCTCGTCGCGGCGTCGTCCCTGCTCGTCGTCCGTATCACGAAGATCCGTACCACGGAAAAAGGAGTCCCCGCATGA